A single region of the Rhodoligotrophos defluvii genome encodes:
- a CDS encoding ATP-dependent helicase: MTPRPMDLSDFDDEVPPPSAGGIAARAMARPMGDAPYLTALNPEQREAVEALDGPVLVLAGAGTGKTRVLTTRLAHILATGRAFPGQILAVTFTNKAAREMKDRIGLLIGGVVEGMQWLGTFHSIGVKVLRRHAELVGLRPDFSILDTDDQIRLLKQVIAAADIDEKRWPARHLASLIDSWKNRGLTPDRVPAGESHAYANGRGAELYGDYQARMKVLNACDFGDLLLEPLRLFQDNHEVLQSFQRKFKYMLVDEYQDTNVAQYLWLRLLAQGHRNICCVGDDDQSIYGWRGAEVDNILRFEKDFPGAKVIRLERNYRSTPHILAAASALIAHNEGRLGKTLHTDVATGEKVVVRGHWDAEEEARAIGEDIEAAHARGQSYNEMAILVRASFQMREFEDRFITLGLPYKVVGGPRFYERQEIRDALAYLKVTAQPDNDLAFERIVNVPKRGIGDSSVKKVHEVARAQGTSLFRAAEMMVDTDELPAKARTALKQLIQSFRRWCSLLDGMPHTDLAEMVLDESGYTEMWQNDRSPEAPGRLENLKELVRSMGEFETMNGFLEHIALVMDADNQASDDKVSIMTLHSAKGLEFDTVFLPGWEEGLFPHQRSLDENGRAGLEEERRLAYVGITRARKFCTISFAQNRRVHALWQSALPSRFVDELPEDDVEIERSSSNYSSYGRGWAFGESRFDTMNPYQTDYATPGWKRARQAYDSGQSVRSAPHFIEGELVAREDADAVRFSRGERVLHGKFGEGTVTGVDGNKLTIDFDEAGEKRVLASFVERV, translated from the coding sequence ATGACGCCGCGCCCCATGGACCTCTCGGATTTCGACGACGAGGTGCCGCCGCCATCGGCTGGCGGCATCGCCGCGCGGGCCATGGCGCGGCCCATGGGCGATGCGCCCTATTTGACCGCCCTCAACCCCGAGCAGCGTGAGGCGGTGGAAGCGCTCGACGGTCCGGTTCTGGTTCTGGCCGGCGCCGGCACCGGCAAAACCCGGGTGCTCACTACCCGCCTTGCCCATATCCTGGCCACCGGCCGTGCCTTTCCCGGCCAGATCCTGGCGGTGACCTTCACCAACAAGGCAGCCCGCGAGATGAAGGACCGCATCGGCCTGCTCATTGGCGGCGTGGTCGAAGGCATGCAGTGGCTCGGCACCTTCCACTCCATCGGCGTCAAGGTCTTGAGGCGGCATGCCGAGCTCGTGGGCCTGCGCCCAGACTTCTCGATCCTGGACACCGACGATCAGATCCGGCTGCTCAAGCAGGTGATCGCCGCCGCCGACATTGACGAGAAGCGCTGGCCGGCCCGTCACCTCGCCAGCCTCATCGACAGCTGGAAGAACCGTGGGCTCACCCCCGACCGGGTGCCGGCGGGCGAATCCCACGCCTATGCCAATGGCCGCGGTGCTGAGCTCTATGGCGACTACCAGGCGCGCATGAAGGTGTTGAACGCCTGCGACTTCGGCGACCTGCTGCTGGAGCCCCTGCGCCTGTTCCAGGACAATCACGAGGTGCTGCAGTCCTTTCAGCGCAAGTTCAAATACATGCTGGTGGACGAATACCAGGACACAAACGTCGCCCAGTATCTCTGGCTGAGGCTCTTGGCCCAGGGGCACAGGAACATCTGCTGCGTGGGCGATGACGACCAGTCGATCTATGGCTGGCGCGGGGCGGAGGTGGATAACATCCTGCGCTTCGAGAAGGACTTTCCGGGCGCCAAGGTCATCCGGCTGGAGCGCAACTACCGCTCCACGCCCCACATCCTCGCCGCCGCCTCGGCCCTCATCGCCCATAACGAAGGCCGGCTCGGCAAGACCCTGCACACCGACGTCGCCACTGGTGAGAAGGTGGTGGTGCGCGGCCACTGGGATGCGGAGGAGGAAGCCCGCGCCATCGGCGAAGACATCGAGGCGGCCCATGCTCGCGGCCAGTCCTATAACGAAATGGCCATCCTGGTGCGTGCGTCCTTCCAGATGCGCGAATTCGAGGACCGCTTCATCACCTTAGGGCTCCCCTACAAGGTGGTGGGCGGCCCGCGTTTCTATGAGCGGCAGGAGATCCGCGACGCGCTCGCCTATCTCAAGGTGACGGCCCAGCCCGACAACGACCTCGCCTTCGAGCGCATCGTGAACGTCCCCAAGCGGGGCATCGGCGATTCCAGCGTCAAGAAGGTGCATGAAGTGGCCCGCGCGCAAGGAACGTCGCTGTTCCGCGCGGCCGAGATGATGGTCGACACCGACGAGCTGCCCGCCAAGGCGCGGACGGCCTTGAAGCAGCTCATCCAGAGCTTCCGCCGCTGGTGCTCCCTGCTCGACGGCATGCCCCATACCGACCTGGCCGAGATGGTGCTGGATGAGTCCGGCTATACCGAGATGTGGCAGAACGACCGCAGCCCCGAGGCGCCCGGGCGGCTGGAAAATCTGAAGGAGCTGGTGCGCTCCATGGGCGAGTTCGAGACCATGAACGGCTTCCTCGAGCACATCGCCCTGGTGATGGACGCCGACAACCAGGCCTCCGACGACAAGGTCAGCATCATGACCCTGCACTCGGCCAAGGGGCTGGAATTCGACACCGTATTCCTGCCGGGCTGGGAGGAAGGGCTTTTCCCCCATCAGCGCTCGCTGGACGAGAACGGCCGCGCCGGCCTGGAGGAGGAACGGCGCCTCGCCTATGTCGGCATCACCCGGGCGCGCAAGTTCTGCACCATCTCCTTCGCCCAGAACCGGCGCGTGCACGCCCTATGGCAAAGCGCCCTACCCTCGCGTTTCGTCGACGAGCTGCCGGAGGACGATGTCGAGATCGAGCGCTCCTCCTCGAATTACAGTTCGTATGGCCGCGGCTGGGCCTTCGGCGAGAGTCGGTTCGACACCATGAATCCCTACCAGACCGACTATGCGACCCCCGGCTGGAAGCGGGCCCGCCAGGCCTATGACAGCGGCCAGTCCGTGCGCTCCGCCCCCCATTTCATTGAAGGCGAGCTTGTCGCCCGCGAGGATGCGGACGCCGTGCGTTTCAGCCGCGGCGAGCGCGTGCTGCATGGCAAATTCGGCGAGGGCACCGTCACCGGCGTCGACGGCAACAAGCTGACCATCGACTTCGACGAGGCCGGGGAAAAACGGGTGCTGGCGAGCTTCGTCGAGCGGGTCTAG
- a CDS encoding outer membrane protein assembly factor BamE, with protein sequence MVNPPRVSRRIVLRNGLLALGLAGAIAACSPVVDHRGYLPHGDDIKKVQPGMSKTEVQALLGSPSTTATVNFHGDSYYYISDTVEQAAFFKPTVVERQIFAVRFNQNDQVESFALYGLEDGRVIDFSTRQTPTRGKELTILQQLFSNVGKFSPDSLGGGGGRGPGGSIGGSPF encoded by the coding sequence GTGGTCAATCCTCCACGCGTCTCGCGCCGAATCGTGCTCCGCAACGGGCTGCTCGCCCTCGGCCTGGCCGGTGCCATTGCCGCCTGCAGCCCTGTCGTTGATCACCGAGGCTATCTGCCGCACGGCGATGACATCAAGAAGGTGCAGCCCGGCATGAGCAAGACCGAGGTACAGGCTCTCCTCGGCAGCCCCTCCACCACCGCCACCGTGAATTTCCACGGCGACAGCTACTACTACATCTCCGATACGGTCGAGCAGGCCGCCTTCTTCAAGCCCACGGTGGTCGAGCGGCAGATCTTCGCCGTCAGATTCAACCAGAACGACCAGGTCGAGAGCTTCGCCCTTTACGGACTGGAAGATGGCCGCGTCATCGATTTCAGCACGCGCCAGACGCCGACCCGCGGCAAGGAGCTGACCATCCTCCAGCAACTGTTCTCGAACGTCGGCAAGTTCAGCCCCGATTCGCTCGGCGGTGGCGGCGGCCGCGGGCCGGGCGGCTCGATCGGCGGCAGTCCGTTCTAG
- a CDS encoding beta-ketoacyl-ACP synthase III has translation MRRAVIQGIGSYLPAKVLTNNDLAQFVDTSDEWIVERTGIRERRIAADGETTCHLAVAAARAALADAGIGADAIDLIVLATSTPDNTFPATATSVQAELGMTRGAAFDVQAVCSGFVYALSVADAMVRAGGAERALVIGAETFSRILDWSDRTTCVLFGDGAGAVVLEAQEGQGSVADRGVLATRLHSDGRHKDKLYVDGGPSSTQTVGHLRMEGKEVFKHAVINIASVMGETLADAGLTAEDVDWVVPHQANKRILDSTAKRFGIPESKVVLTVDVHGNTSAASIPLALDVAVKDGRIRRGDLVLMEAMGGGFTWGAALVRW, from the coding sequence ATGCGGCGTGCGGTTATTCAGGGTATCGGTTCGTACCTCCCGGCCAAGGTCCTCACCAATAACGATCTCGCCCAGTTCGTGGACACGAGCGACGAGTGGATCGTCGAGCGTACCGGGATTCGCGAGCGGCGCATCGCCGCGGACGGGGAGACCACCTGCCATCTGGCGGTCGCGGCGGCACGGGCCGCCCTCGCGGATGCGGGCATCGGGGCGGACGCCATCGACCTGATCGTGCTGGCCACGTCCACCCCCGACAACACCTTTCCGGCGACCGCGACCTCGGTGCAGGCGGAACTGGGCATGACACGCGGGGCGGCCTTCGACGTGCAGGCGGTGTGCTCCGGCTTCGTCTATGCCCTGTCCGTGGCGGACGCGATGGTGCGGGCCGGCGGCGCCGAGCGTGCGCTGGTGATCGGCGCGGAGACCTTCTCGCGCATCCTCGACTGGTCGGACCGTACCACCTGCGTGCTGTTCGGCGACGGGGCCGGCGCCGTGGTGCTGGAGGCGCAGGAGGGCCAAGGCAGCGTTGCGGATCGCGGCGTGCTCGCCACCCGGCTGCATTCCGACGGGCGGCACAAGGACAAGCTCTATGTGGATGGCGGCCCTTCCAGCACGCAGACCGTGGGTCATTTGCGCATGGAGGGCAAAGAGGTGTTCAAGCACGCGGTGATCAACATCGCCAGCGTGATGGGCGAGACCCTCGCGGATGCGGGTCTTACGGCCGAGGATGTGGACTGGGTGGTGCCGCACCAGGCCAACAAGCGCATTCTCGACAGCACCGCCAAGCGGTTCGGCATTCCCGAAAGCAAGGTGGTGCTCACCGTGGATGTGCACGGCAACACCTCGGCCGCCTCCATACCGCTGGCGCTGGACGTGGCCGTGAAGGACGGGCGCATCCGCCGGGGCGACCTGGTGCTGATGGAGGCCATGGGCGGCGGCTTCACCTGGGGGGCGGCGCTGGTGCGCTGGTAG
- a CDS encoding aminotransferase class IV, with amino-acid sequence MQISIDGRIVPAAEASVPVADRGFTLGDGLFETMAVHEGRVLRLEAHLARLRQGLAALRLPLALPDQDLADRIHALVAVNNLREGSLRLTITRGQGPRGLLPADPPRPGVIITASPWASRPTEIAAIIARSTRRNEHSPLSRVKALGYLDSILALIEAQEQGGQEAILLNSAGLAACASAANLFVMRQGKLLTPPVSDGVLPGIVRGEIIARHGGQERSLDPADLAAADEIILSNSLGLRSVVRLDEKPIGAGAAGPVARQLAAAIPFPGHSRHCRA; translated from the coding sequence ATGCAGATCTCGATTGACGGCCGCATCGTTCCCGCGGCGGAGGCCTCCGTGCCGGTGGCCGACCGCGGCTTCACCCTCGGCGACGGCCTGTTCGAGACCATGGCGGTGCATGAGGGCCGGGTGTTGCGGCTGGAGGCGCATCTTGCCCGTTTGCGCCAAGGGCTTGCGGCCCTGCGCCTGCCGCTGGCCTTGCCTGACCAAGATCTGGCAGACCGTATTCATGCCTTGGTGGCCGTCAATAACTTGCGCGAAGGCTCGCTCCGCCTCACGATAACCCGTGGCCAAGGTCCCCGCGGCCTCTTGCCGGCCGACCCGCCCCGGCCCGGCGTGATCATCACGGCCAGCCCCTGGGCAAGCCGGCCGACCGAGATTGCGGCGATCATCGCCCGCTCCACCCGCCGCAACGAGCACTCGCCCCTCTCGCGCGTGAAGGCGCTGGGCTATCTCGACAGCATCCTGGCGCTTATCGAGGCGCAGGAGCAGGGCGGGCAGGAAGCCATCCTGCTGAACAGTGCCGGGCTCGCCGCCTGCGCCTCCGCCGCGAACCTGTTCGTCATGCGTCAGGGTAAGCTGCTGACCCCGCCCGTGAGCGACGGCGTGCTGCCGGGCATCGTCAGGGGTGAGATCATCGCGCGCCACGGAGGACAGGAACGCTCGCTTGACCCCGCCGACCTCGCCGCAGCCGACGAGATCATCCTGAGCAACAGCCTCGGCCTGCGCTCGGTGGTGAGGCTCGATGAAAAGCCGATCGGAGCCGGCGCCGCGGGGCCTGTTGCACGGCAACTCGCCGCGGCTATCCCCTTCCCTGGCCATTCACGCCATTGCCGCGCTTGA
- a CDS encoding YceD family protein — MVEVDEAGSGGSSHPDGFKRPFEIAAVGEDGLEERLVATQAEREVLAGWLGLARLDALEAKLSLKPWRGNGVRVSGQLHAEAEQVCVVTLEPLQRVYEQEFERSFIQGPAPVGEGATEAVVDIAGEDPPDVIENGVIDLGAVVAEELALVIDPYPRKEGAEIESGYAAQPEEKQDETPFAALLALKKAIGPEDNGR; from the coding sequence ATGGTAGAGGTGGACGAGGCCGGATCGGGCGGCAGCAGTCATCCGGATGGTTTCAAGCGTCCTTTCGAAATCGCCGCGGTGGGGGAGGACGGGCTCGAGGAGCGGCTGGTCGCGACCCAAGCGGAGCGCGAGGTTCTGGCGGGCTGGCTCGGTCTGGCCCGGCTCGATGCGCTCGAAGCGAAGCTTTCGCTGAAGCCCTGGCGGGGCAACGGCGTGCGCGTCAGCGGACAGCTGCACGCCGAAGCCGAGCAGGTCTGCGTCGTCACCCTGGAGCCGCTGCAGCGGGTCTACGAGCAGGAATTCGAGCGCAGCTTCATCCAAGGGCCGGCACCGGTTGGGGAGGGCGCGACGGAGGCCGTGGTCGATATTGCCGGAGAGGATCCGCCGGACGTGATCGAGAACGGCGTCATCGATCTCGGTGCCGTGGTGGCCGAGGAATTGGCCCTGGTGATCGATCCATATCCCCGAAAGGAAGGGGCGGAGATCGAATCGGGCTATGCTGCGCAGCCGGAGGAAAAGCAGGATGAGACTCCATTCGCTGCGCTCCTGGCGCTCAAGAAGGCGATCGGCCCGGAGGATAACGGCCGTTGA
- the clcA gene encoding H(+)/Cl(-) exchange transporter ClcA, with the protein MRGPVEETEQQQRRGQAKYMGLAALVGLVVGVLGTVFHLGIDWLIQWPQWLGTVVGGPWLVVSAALVTMAITVLCVFLVKRYAPEAGGSGVQELEGALEGLREVHWRRVLPVKFLAGLLSISSGLVLGREGPTIHIGASVAAALAEWSRIIDFERRGLLAAGAAAGLACAFNAPLAAVLFVIEETHRQFPYTFRTYMGVIVASCLSAVVLQNLTSPAPDLDIMVHAVPLWSLPGFLVLGGLLGLVGVALNAGLLAASDFAAACEKRLPYAYPAVIGLMIGMLFVLAPWAVGGGEAVIEELASHNPGFWVLLGLALLRFLTTVTSYSTGVPGGIFAPILTLATCVGLAFGGLANGLGSDFAIAPTAFAVAAMGGLFTASVRAPIVGVALAIELTGSYTLLLPVMITAVTANLFAHWAGGRPIYEQLLERTLRKAGIDPRVATSREPIGLG; encoded by the coding sequence ATGCGGGGACCGGTGGAGGAGACCGAGCAACAGCAGCGACGTGGCCAAGCCAAGTATATGGGACTGGCGGCGCTGGTGGGACTGGTGGTCGGCGTGCTCGGCACCGTGTTTCATTTGGGCATCGATTGGCTGATCCAGTGGCCACAGTGGCTGGGCACGGTCGTCGGCGGGCCATGGCTGGTGGTATCGGCAGCGCTGGTCACGATGGCGATTACGGTGCTGTGCGTGTTTCTGGTGAAGCGCTATGCGCCGGAAGCAGGCGGCAGTGGCGTGCAGGAATTGGAGGGCGCGCTCGAAGGCTTGCGCGAGGTGCACTGGCGCCGGGTGCTGCCGGTGAAGTTCCTTGCCGGGTTACTGTCGATTTCCTCAGGGCTGGTGCTGGGCCGCGAAGGACCGACCATACATATCGGCGCCTCGGTTGCGGCAGCGCTTGCCGAATGGTCGCGCATCATCGATTTCGAGCGTCGCGGACTGCTTGCCGCGGGCGCCGCCGCCGGCCTTGCCTGCGCGTTCAATGCGCCGCTGGCGGCGGTGCTGTTCGTGATCGAGGAGACGCACCGGCAGTTTCCCTACACGTTCCGCACCTATATGGGCGTGATCGTCGCGTCCTGCCTGTCGGCCGTGGTGCTGCAAAATTTGACCAGCCCGGCGCCGGACCTCGACATCATGGTGCACGCGGTGCCGCTGTGGAGCCTGCCCGGCTTCCTGGTGCTGGGAGGGCTGCTCGGGCTGGTTGGCGTCGCGCTCAATGCCGGCCTGCTTGCGGCGTCGGATTTCGCGGCCGCCTGCGAGAAGCGCCTGCCTTATGCCTATCCGGCGGTGATCGGGCTCATGATCGGCATGCTGTTCGTGCTGGCGCCCTGGGCGGTTGGGGGCGGCGAGGCGGTGATCGAGGAACTAGCAAGCCACAATCCGGGGTTCTGGGTTCTGCTCGGGCTGGCGCTGCTGCGGTTCCTCACCACCGTCACCAGCTATTCTACCGGCGTGCCGGGCGGCATCTTCGCGCCGATCCTGACGCTGGCCACATGCGTGGGCCTTGCTTTCGGCGGGCTGGCCAATGGGCTCGGATCGGATTTCGCCATTGCGCCGACAGCCTTCGCGGTGGCGGCCATGGGCGGGCTGTTCACCGCGAGCGTGCGGGCGCCGATCGTGGGCGTGGCGCTGGCGATCGAGCTGACCGGCTCCTACACCTTGCTGCTGCCGGTGATGATCACGGCCGTGACCGCGAACCTGTTCGCCCATTGGGCCGGAGGGCGGCCGATCTACGAGCAGCTGCTGGAACGCACCTTGCGCAAGGCCGGGATCGACCCGCGCGTCGCCACCTCGCGCGAGCCGATCGGGCTGGGGTGA
- a CDS encoding thioesterase family protein, translated as MKFSAPFESTVMRVEPQWIDYNGHLNMAYYSVLFDRCTDEAFALFGLGPDYVKQKNASFYTLEVHITYLRELMVDAPVRVTLQLLDYDAKRCHIFQEMYHAEEGFLSATSEQISLHVDMNLKKSAPFPDDVLARIKAMREAHADLPIPPQVGHVIGIPRKA; from the coding sequence ATGAAGTTCAGCGCACCCTTCGAATCGACAGTCATGCGGGTCGAGCCGCAGTGGATTGATTATAACGGCCATCTCAACATGGCCTATTACAGCGTGCTGTTCGACCGCTGCACCGACGAGGCCTTCGCCTTGTTCGGCCTTGGTCCCGACTACGTCAAGCAAAAGAACGCCTCGTTCTACACCCTGGAGGTCCACATCACTTATCTCCGTGAGCTCATGGTTGATGCACCGGTCAGGGTCACCCTGCAGCTTCTGGATTATGACGCGAAGCGCTGCCATATCTTCCAGGAGATGTACCATGCCGAGGAAGGGTTCCTGTCGGCCACCTCCGAGCAGATATCCCTGCACGTGGACATGAACTTGAAGAAGAGCGCGCCTTTTCCGGATGACGTGCTGGCCCGCATCAAAGCCATGCGCGAGGCTCATGCCGACTTGCCGATACCCCCGCAGGTCGGCCATGTGATTGGCATACCGCGCAAGGCCTGA
- the plsX gene encoding phosphate acyltransferase PlsX: MPDPLTIALDAMGGDRGPEIVVPGADIALERHPEIRFVLFGDQGRLAPVLDRYPRVRDKAAVVHTDVAIAMEDKPSQALRRGRNVSSMWRAIEAVKAGEADVVVSAGNTGALMAMAKVILKTMPGISRPAIAGFWPTLRGDSIVLDLGATIGADADQLFDFAVMGEAMARCMLGVERPTVGLLNVGIEEMKGVEEVREAGRRLREAKLPIEYCGFVEGDDLGKGTVDVFVIEGFTGNIALKAAEGTVRQLTAYLKQAMNRSLLTRIGYLLSRGAFDALKARLDPRTKNGGVLLGLNGIVVKSHGGTDAIGFAAAIDVAVETTRNRLIEKIAADLAAKYNAGQTDDSSALKAEGV; the protein is encoded by the coding sequence ATGCCTGATCCTCTGACCATAGCTTTGGATGCCATGGGAGGTGACCGCGGGCCGGAGATCGTCGTGCCCGGCGCGGATATCGCCTTGGAGCGCCATCCCGAGATCAGATTTGTGCTGTTTGGGGACCAGGGGAGGCTGGCGCCCGTCCTCGATCGCTATCCGCGGGTGCGGGACAAGGCTGCGGTCGTGCACACGGACGTGGCGATCGCCATGGAGGACAAGCCGAGCCAGGCGCTGCGCCGGGGCCGCAACGTCTCCAGCATGTGGCGCGCGATCGAGGCGGTGAAGGCGGGCGAGGCCGACGTGGTGGTCTCGGCCGGCAATACCGGCGCGCTGATGGCGATGGCCAAGGTCATCCTGAAGACCATGCCCGGCATCTCGCGCCCGGCGATTGCCGGTTTCTGGCCGACGCTGCGCGGCGATTCGATCGTGCTCGATCTTGGCGCGACCATCGGGGCGGATGCGGACCAGCTGTTCGACTTCGCCGTCATGGGCGAGGCGATGGCCCGCTGCATGCTGGGGGTGGAGCGGCCCACGGTAGGGCTGCTGAATGTCGGCATCGAGGAGATGAAGGGCGTGGAGGAGGTGCGCGAGGCGGGCCGCCGCCTGCGCGAGGCCAAGCTGCCCATCGAATATTGCGGCTTCGTCGAGGGCGACGACCTCGGCAAGGGAACGGTGGATGTGTTCGTGATCGAGGGCTTTACCGGAAATATCGCCCTCAAGGCCGCCGAGGGAACCGTGCGGCAGTTGACGGCCTATCTGAAACAGGCCATGAACCGCTCCCTGCTCACGCGGATCGGCTATCTCTTGTCGCGCGGCGCCTTCGATGCGCTGAAGGCGCGGCTCGACCCGCGAACCAAGAACGGAGGCGTTTTGCTCGGATTGAACGGCATCGTCGTGAAAAGCCATGGTGGCACGGACGCGATCGGATTCGCCGCCGCCATCGACGTGGCTGTGGAAACGACCCGCAACCGCTTGATCGAGAAGATCGCGGCCGACCTCGCCGCCAAGTACAACGCCGGGCAGACCGACGACAGCTCGGCGTTGAAGGCGGAGGGGGTCTGA
- the pabB gene encoding aminodeoxychorismate synthase component I gives MTVAALARSAGIESRSVQPLVRPIPYRDPLTAFASFADQPMALLFDCPAVEAARSRYAYICASPFATVRAAGDRVTVTTGAEVRRCQANPWDVLANAVRPYRMVSLRDGLPPFQGGAAGLLGYELNRHLEHVPGPNGQGLACPDMAVGLYDVIAAFDCMERRAWIISSGLPARGDAERRRRAEQRADWLEGALALAEALPSLNTAARATVRAELPREDYLQRIARVKDYILAGDIYQANFTQRFMAPLPSGLAPFDLYRRLRERSRAPFSVYLNIDPDTALLSVSPERFLKLDGFGHIETRPIKGTRPRGRDATEDEALARELIASEKDRAENLMIVDLMRNDLSRVCLPGSVKVPTLFGLESFPAVHHLVSVVEGRLRPEHDAIDLLRAAFPGGSITGAPKIRAMEIIAELEVAPRGPYCGSAFWLGFSGNMDSSILIRSPVVADSQVIIQAGGGIVADSDPEEEYEESLVKARAMIEAVQITSGQPDHADLD, from the coding sequence ATGACGGTTGCTGCACTGGCAAGATCAGCTGGCATCGAGAGCCGATCGGTGCAGCCGCTCGTCCGCCCTATTCCATATCGTGACCCTCTGACCGCCTTTGCCTCGTTCGCCGACCAGCCGATGGCGCTGCTGTTCGACTGCCCCGCGGTGGAAGCGGCGCGCAGCCGCTATGCCTATATCTGCGCATCGCCTTTCGCCACCGTGCGTGCGGCCGGCGACCGGGTCACGGTGACCACAGGCGCCGAGGTCAGGCGCTGCCAGGCCAATCCTTGGGATGTGCTGGCGAATGCTGTCCGTCCCTATCGGATGGTGTCGCTGCGCGACGGTCTACCCCCTTTCCAGGGCGGCGCCGCCGGCCTGCTCGGTTATGAGCTCAACCGGCATCTGGAACACGTGCCCGGCCCCAATGGTCAAGGGCTTGCCTGCCCCGACATGGCAGTGGGCCTCTATGACGTGATCGCCGCCTTCGACTGTATGGAGCGTCGGGCCTGGATCATCTCCTCGGGCCTGCCCGCGCGCGGCGATGCCGAGCGGCGCCGACGGGCGGAGCAGCGCGCCGACTGGCTCGAGGGTGCGCTTGCGCTGGCGGAGGCACTGCCCAGCCTCAACACCGCTGCGCGCGCCACCGTCAGGGCCGAACTGCCTCGCGAAGACTATCTCCAGCGAATTGCCCGCGTGAAGGATTATATTCTCGCTGGAGACATTTATCAGGCGAACTTCACCCAACGCTTCATGGCGCCCCTTCCCTCCGGGCTCGCGCCGTTCGACCTCTACCGGCGCCTGCGCGAGCGTAGCCGCGCGCCATTCTCCGTCTATCTCAACATCGATCCGGACACCGCCCTGCTGTCGGTCTCGCCCGAGCGTTTCCTCAAGCTCGACGGCTTCGGACATATCGAGACCCGCCCGATCAAGGGCACCCGCCCGCGCGGACGGGATGCGACGGAGGACGAGGCCCTCGCCCGTGAGCTCATCGCCAGCGAGAAGGACCGGGCCGAGAACCTGATGATCGTTGACCTCATGCGCAATGATCTCTCTCGTGTGTGCCTGCCCGGCTCGGTCAAGGTGCCAACCCTGTTCGGGCTGGAGAGCTTTCCGGCCGTGCATCACCTGGTGTCGGTGGTGGAAGGCCGGCTCAGGCCCGAGCACGACGCTATCGACCTGCTGCGGGCCGCCTTTCCCGGCGGTTCCATCACCGGTGCCCCGAAGATCAGGGCCATGGAGATCATCGCCGAGCTGGAGGTCGCGCCTCGCGGCCCCTATTGTGGCTCGGCCTTCTGGCTCGGCTTTTCCGGCAACATGGATTCGAGCATCCTCATTCGCTCGCCCGTCGTTGCCGATAGTCAGGTCATCATCCAGGCCGGTGGCGGCATCGTGGCCGACAGCGATCCCGAAGAAGAATACGAGGAAAGCCTGGTCAAGGCCCGCGCCATGATCGAGGCCGTGCAAATCACCTCCGGCCAGCCTGACCATGCAGATCTCGATTGA
- a CDS encoding ubiquinol-cytochrome C chaperone family protein, whose product MIFDRLLGRRRRDGIPRAIYAAIVAQARQPGLYSALGVPDTLEGRFEMVVLHTILVLRRLRREQGPVSGLAEDICTVMFTDFDHNLREIGVGDLAVGKKVRKLAEAFYGRGKALDQALAASDQRAMVAAFLARNLAADGVQAGNRFADLANYVIALDEALDSASLDDLMNARLPVVDPAPQGETRSAPLTSPRLATL is encoded by the coding sequence ATGATATTCGACAGACTGCTTGGGCGGCGACGCCGCGACGGTATCCCTCGCGCCATCTACGCGGCGATTGTGGCGCAGGCACGGCAACCCGGACTGTACAGCGCGCTCGGCGTGCCGGACACGCTGGAAGGGCGATTCGAGATGGTGGTGCTGCACACCATCCTGGTGCTGCGGCGGCTGCGCCGCGAGCAGGGCCCGGTCTCCGGCCTGGCCGAGGATATCTGCACGGTGATGTTCACCGATTTCGACCACAATCTGCGCGAGATCGGCGTCGGCGACCTTGCCGTCGGCAAGAAGGTCAGAAAGCTCGCCGAGGCCTTCTATGGCCGCGGCAAGGCCTTGGACCAGGCGCTGGCGGCCAGTGACCAAAGGGCCATGGTTGCGGCATTTCTCGCACGCAACCTGGCGGCAGACGGCGTGCAAGCCGGGAACCGCTTCGCCGATCTCGCCAATTATGTGATCGCGCTGGATGAGGCGCTTGATTCGGCGAGCCTCGATGACCTCATGAACGCACGTTTGCCTGTCGTGGACCCGGCGCCGCAGGGCGAGACGCGCTCTGCGCCGCTGACCTCGCCGAGGCTTGCCACACTTTGA